A window of Bdellovibrionota bacterium genomic DNA:
TTACCACAAGGGCTAGTGAAAATAATATGAACACAATGATTATCGAATGGTCTGGAACTTTAGCTTGCGCAGCACTTTTTGCACTAGGTTTTGCAGTTACAATATTTTAACGCACCAGCGACACAGAAAAATGCCCAGAAAGGTGCAGGGCACCTTTTTTATAGGCGGAAGTAATCCCATATGTATTCTAGGCCTTTTGCTCCTGTGAAAAATAGGAGACCAAAGAGGGCACAGTTCGCAAGGAATGTTAGAAATCCCAATACAAAAAACAAATAATCTTTTTGAAGAAGCGCTAATGACAAAAGTGTGATGCCTAATGCGGGAGGAGTATTTGTTCCTGGTGGTAATGGCAGAGCCAATAAAACAGTAAGAAGAAACATCATAATTCCGCTCAAAATTCTCACAGGGAGAATGTTGTCGATGAATTGCCATCTAGGCTTGATCAATTTTTCTACTTTAATGATTAATTTTTTAGAAGACGACAAGAACTTTGCTAAGTGATCGCCGGGTAAAATCTTATTTGCTAATTTTTTGGGTAGTACAGGCTCTTTATCAAGTACAATAAAAACACTAACAAATGCGATAATCACTCCAAGAACTGCGGAAAGCCCCAGAGTCGGTATAGGCAAAATAAATGGACAAGATAAAATTAAAGTTAAAAAAGCATTTCCTCTGGATCCGAATTCATGAATGAGATTCGCGACAGTAAGAGGCCCTTTCTCTGCAGTGTGGATTAAATTCTGCAAATCATCGGAAAGCTTTACATCAGTGTCACCGTGCTTTGGAGATTTTTTCATTTAGCCTTCTTATTTTTTCATAAAATTATAAAATGCAATCAACCCTAAGAATATTGCTGTACCAAAGCAAACAGTACTCACAAGACCCATATCAAAAACCAAAGGTACGGCTTGTTTATCTAATGCAATTGCGCCTGCGAGGACTAAGCTCCCGATAACCACACCAAGAAAGATTAGATTCGATGCGATTTCAAAGGTTTTCTTAATTTCCTGCAAATCTTCAATTTTCACCAACTGCGCTTGGTTGGGCATATTCTTTTTTTTGATCGAATACGAAAGCTGTCTTGGAAGATCTTTAAAAAGTGTGACTGAATCTTTTAATACATGTGTAAGATCTCTCATAATTCTTTGAGGATCGTACTTGGCTTTGATGATTTCAGTAGCGATCTCTAATGTTTGTGACAGGACATCGAAATCTTCAACGATGTCTCTTCCCATACCCTCGACTGTAATGATGGATTTAAAGAACAGCATAAGCTCACTCGGAACTTGAATCTGATGTTTGCCCGCAAGCGCTGCTGCATCCATCAAAAGCTTTCCTGTATTTACGTTCTTGAAAGTTAATCCAAAGTAAGGAGCGATAAGGTCTCTCAGTTCAATCGCAAATACATCTGAGTTTGCGAGGTGAGTGCTTTGAGAAAGATTTACGAATTCAGAGGCTAAAGCATCATAATCTTCTTGTGCAAGCGCGATAAACATATTGGCGATAGAATCTCTGGTCTTAACACTCAATCTTCCGACTACACCGAAATCAACTAAACCAAATTTATTATTTGGAAGGATAAAAATATTTCCTGCATGCAGATCTCCGTGGAAGAATCTATCTTGGAAAACCATTTTAAAGAAAATCTTCATTCCTTTTTTCACAACCTCAAGAGGTTCAACGCCCTCTTGCTTGAGGGATTGGGGTTGCGAAAGTGTAACACCTTTGATGAGCTCCATTACAATCACTTGTTCATTGGAGTGTTCAAAGTACACTTGAGGAATTTTTATGGTATCGTCAGTTTCAAAGTTCTTTTGGAATCTTACGATGTTATTGGCTTCGATAAGGAAGTTTGTTTCAAGATCCATGGTCTTAAAGAATTCATCAACAATCGAGGTGGGATTATAAACTTTAAGCTCCGGAACAGAGTTTTCCAAAAGATTTGCAATGAAGTAAAGTACATTCAAATCATCGTTGATGAGTTTTAAAATTCCAGGACGTTGAACTTTGATAACAACGTCATCGCCATTTTTAAGTCTTGCGCTGTGAACTTGCGCAATGCTTGCCGTAGCGAGTGGTTTTTGTTCGATACTTAAAAATACGTCTTCAAATTTTGAAAATTTAGTATGAAGAATTTTTTCGATCTCTGAATAGGGTACAGGCTGAACGTGATCTTGAAGTTTTTTAAGCTCGTTTGCAAAATCAGAAGGAATTAAATCGGGACGAGTCGAAAGGAGCTGACCTAATTTGATAAAGGTCGGCCCTAGCTCTTCAAAGCTCATTCTCAAGCGCTCGGCAGCAGTGTATTTTTCTAGGTGTTCTTCAGAAGAAAATTTCTCGAGTAAGAATCTACCTAGTTTTGCCTTTTCCAGAACGTTTTGAAAGCCGTGCTTTGCCAGCACCCCTACGATCGTCCTTACCCTTGCGGCGCTCTTTATCGTCTTCCCTATCTGAGAACCCCTTTGGATGATTCCCACGGCTTGCTCCTTCATCTAGCATTTTTAGGATTTTCTCCATCTTGCTATTTACATTTAGACCAGGGCTTGCAACTTTGCCATCGTCCCGGCCAGTCAATCTATTGTTTCTAAAACTTTTTTCCTGAGGTCTACGCTCTTCACGATCACGCTTGCGNNNNNNNNNNCATCGTCTTGACCTTTATTTTTATGTTTATTTTTGAAATCCTTAAAATCACCTTTAAGAGAGTTTTTGTCGTTACCTTTGCTGTCAGACTTATCTTTACGGTGTTTCCCACCTTTTCTATCGTCACGATTTTTTCCACCAAAGGGGCGACGCTCTCTGTCTTTGCCTCTAGTATTGAAATGCTCAGCACTTTTTTGAGGTTGGCCTTCTAAGGCAAAGTTAATTTGTCCAAGCTCCACGTCTGCAGCTACAACTTGAATTTTTACGATGTCTCCAAGCTTATAGATGGTTCCAGATTTTTTACCCTTCAACATCATTTCATCTTCTAAGAATAAGAAATGATCATCACCAAGGTCTTCAACCTTTACTAATCCATCCACATCAAATTGTCTTAAAAGAACAAACACTCCAAATTTCGCAACAGAGCTAATAATTCCTTCGAATTCTTGGCCCATGTATTTGGAAATGAATCTGGCTTTTTTAATCGACTGGAGTTGTCTTTCGGACTTTACGGATCGTTGTTCGCAGGCGCTAAGCATTGTTCCCGCAGTTCCTAGGGTGTCATCAGAGGGCATTTCATAACCTGGAATTCTAAGAATGTTTTTCATCACTCTATGAACAATCAAATCTGGATATCTACGAATTGGAGAAGTGAAGTGACAGTAGTCTTCGAAACCCAATCCAAAGTGACCGACATTGTCCGGTGAATACTTGGCTTGGTTCATAGATCTTAGAATTAAAATATTTAAAATTATTTCTTCAGGTTTTCCGGTGAACTCTTGAAGAGCTTTACCTAGGTTCTTCTGAAGATTGCTTGTTGAGAGCTGAATTGAGCTTCCGAAGTTATGTAGATGATTATTCAAGGCTTCAATTTTTTCTAGCTTAGGAGGTTCGTGGATACGATATAGAACTTCTTTATCGTTTCTTCCGATGAATCTTGCGGTTTCAACGTTTGCAATCAACATCATCTCTTCGATGAGTCTATGGGCAAAAATTCTTTCAGCTCTTAAGATATCGACTGGATTTCCAGCAGCGTCGATGATTAATTCTGTTTCAGGAATTTCTAAATCCAGAGATCCAGCTTGGAATCTTTTTGCCATTAGGATTTTTGCAAAGTCCGCAGCCTTTAGGATCATGTCTTTTACGGGCTCGAATTGTGGAGGACACATGCCATCGATCACTTCTTGAGCTTCGCCATACGTTACTCTTGCATGAGATTTCATAACGGCTTCATAGAATTCGCTTTTTAAGTTGTTACCTTGGAAATCAAAATGCATATCTGCAACCAAACAAAGCCTAAAAACATTTGGTTTTAGAGAACAAAGTTCATTAGATAAAACTTCTGGAAGCATTGGCACCACGAAGTTTGGAAAGTAAACGCTTGTTCCTCTCTCATAAGCTTCGGTATCAATTGCCGTTCCAATTTTCACGTAGTGGCTAACATCAGCAATTGCTACGATCAGATGGAACCCTTCTGATGTTTGCTCTACAAAGATCGCATCATCAAAATCTTTTGCAGTTTTTCCGTCAATAGTGATGAGAGGTACTTTGGTTAAGTCTTTTCTGTGCGGAAATTTTTTAGGATCTAGATCGTGATCAAATGTTTGAGATTCTTTCTCGATAGCACCAGAGAACACATGTGGAATTTTATGATTAATGATTACTTTTTTTATATCATAGAGCGGATCATTGGCGTCGCCCAAAACCTCAGTCACTTTTCCTAAGAAAGGATCTTTATCGGTAGGGTAGCCTTCAACGTGCGCGATGACTAAGTCATCGACTTTGGCATTAAGGGTCCATTTTTTAGGA
This region includes:
- the rnr gene encoding ribonuclease R, whose translation is MTRKKSNTQTGTVKRHPDGFGFFIPDSPGLVDAYIPKHSMNGVMTNDKVEAEVYPEPGGKRFRGEVVKIIDRAFKDVIGTYKDFNDQYGIILDTNNNWGANLHIPKKWTLNAKVDDLVIAHVEGYPTDKDPFLGKVTEVLGDANDPLYDIKKVIINHKIPHVFSGAIEKESQTFDHDLDPKKFPHRKDLTKVPLITIDGKTAKDFDDAIFVEQTSEGFHLIVAIADVSHYVKIGTAIDTEAYERGTSVYFPNFVVPMLPEVLSNELCSLKPNVFRLCLVADMHFDFQGNNLKSEFYEAVMKSHARVTYGEAQEVIDGMCPPQFEPVKDMILKAADFAKILMAKRFQAGSLDLEIPETELIIDAAGNPVDILRAERIFAHRLIEEMMLIANVETARFIGRNDKEVLYRIHEPPKLEKIEALNNHLHNFGSSIQLSTSNLQKNLGKALQEFTGKPEEIILNILILRSMNQAKYSPDNVGHFGLGFEDYCHFTSPIRRYPDLIVHRVMKNILRIPGYEMPSDDTLGTAGTMLSACEQRSVKSERQLQSIKKARFISKYMGQEFEGIISSVAKFGVFVLLRQFDVDGLVKVEDLGDDHFLFLEDEMMLKGKKSGTIYKLGDIVKIQVVAADVELGQINFALEGQPQKSAEHFNTRGKDRERRPFGGKNRDDRKGGKHRKDKSDSKGNDKNSLKGDFKDFKNKHKNKGQDD
- a CDS encoding exopolysaccharide biosynthesis protein; the encoded protein is MKKSPKHGDTDVKLSDDLQNLIHTAEKGPLTVANLIHEFGSRGNAFLTLILSCPFILPIPTLGLSAVLGVIIAFVSVFIVLDKEPVLPKKLANKILPGDHLAKFLSSSKKLIIKVEKLIKPRWQFIDNILPVRILSGIMMFLLTVLLALPLPPGTNTPPALGITLLSLALLQKDYLFFVLGFLTFLANCALFGLLFFTGAKGLEYIWDYFRL
- a CDS encoding AarF/ABC1/UbiB kinase family protein yields the protein MLAKHGFQNVLEKAKLGRFLLEKFSSEEHLEKYTAAERLRMSFEELGPTFIKLGQLLSTRPDLIPSDFANELKKLQDHVQPVPYSEIEKILHTKFSKFEDVFLSIEQKPLATASIAQVHSARLKNGDDVVIKVQRPGILKLINDDLNVLYFIANLLENSVPELKVYNPTSIVDEFFKTMDLETNFLIEANNIVRFQKNFETDDTIKIPQVYFEHSNEQVIVMELIKGVTLSQPQSLKQEGVEPLEVVKKGMKIFFKMVFQDRFFHGDLHAGNIFILPNNKFGLVDFGVVGRLSVKTRDSIANMFIALAQEDYDALASEFVNLSQSTHLANSDVFAIELRDLIAPYFGLTFKNVNTGKLLMDAAALAGKHQIQVPSELMLFFKSIITVEGMGRDIVEDFDVLSQTLEIATEIIKAKYDPQRIMRDLTHVLKDSVTLFKDLPRQLSYSIKKKNMPNQAQLVKIEDLQEIKKTFEIASNLIFLGVVIGSLVLAGAIALDKQAVPLVFDMGLVSTVCFGTAIFLGLIAFYNFMKK